One segment of Comamonas thiooxydans DNA contains the following:
- a CDS encoding YebC/PmpR family DNA-binding transcriptional regulator, translating into MGAQWKAKGKALVADAKGKLFGKLVKEIMVAARLGGGDPAANSRLRMAVEAARKASMPKDTLDRAIKKGAGVGADAVNYSSVLFEGYAPHRVPVMVECLTDNPNRTAPNMRVCFRKGQMSAVAWDFDHVGMIEGEPENGADVEMAAIEAGAQDFEAGEEEGTTLFITDIADLDAVSKALPAQGIKVLSVKLGYKAKNPISMSSLSAEQQEEVQEFLAGLENDDDVQHVYAGLVD; encoded by the coding sequence ATGGGCGCGCAATGGAAAGCAAAGGGCAAGGCGCTGGTCGCCGATGCCAAGGGTAAGCTGTTTGGCAAGCTGGTCAAGGAAATCATGGTTGCTGCGCGCCTGGGCGGCGGCGATCCTGCAGCCAATTCGCGTCTGCGCATGGCGGTGGAAGCGGCCCGCAAGGCTTCCATGCCCAAGGACACGCTGGATCGCGCCATCAAGAAGGGCGCCGGCGTTGGTGCCGACGCCGTGAACTATTCCAGCGTGCTGTTTGAAGGCTATGCCCCCCATCGCGTGCCCGTGATGGTGGAGTGCCTGACCGACAATCCCAATCGCACGGCTCCCAATATGCGTGTCTGCTTCCGCAAGGGCCAGATGAGCGCCGTGGCCTGGGATTTTGACCATGTGGGCATGATCGAAGGCGAGCCCGAGAATGGCGCCGACGTCGAAATGGCCGCCATCGAAGCCGGCGCGCAGGACTTCGAAGCTGGCGAAGAAGAAGGCACCACCCTGTTTATTACCGATATTGCCGATCTGGACGCCGTGAGCAAGGCTTTGCCCGCGCAAGGCATCAAGGTGCTGTCGGTCAAGCTGGGCTACAAGGCCAAGAACCCCATCAGCATGAGCAGCCTGTCCGCCGAGCAACAGGAAGAAGTGCAGGAATTCCTGGCCGGTCTGGAAAACGACGACGATGTTCAGCATGTCTACGCCGGTCTGGTGGACTGA
- a CDS encoding PQQ-dependent sugar dehydrogenase: protein MYRITVQALNCSVLALLGSQALAAAGLDTQTVTTGLEHPWALAFLPDGRYLVTERPGRMRIVEAEGRLNAPLKGLPAIAVAGQGGLLDVVLDSDFASNRQLYFCFSEPGQGADRGKNSTAMAKARLSADASALENVQILFSQRPKIDSALHFGCRIVERKVNGKPDGSLFLTLGERYKAMQEAQNLQTHLGKIVRVNKDGSVPRDNPFAGSPDALAEIWSYGHRNSQGAALGPDDELWMTEHGPQGGDELNRIEPGKNYGWPVITYGENYGGGKIGAGITEKAGMEQPRHYWVPSIATSGLAYLSSERYGMAWKGSFITGALKAMQLQRLQIADGKVTATEVLLPRLGQRVRDVRQGPDGLLYLLTDSSNGQLMRVLAKP, encoded by the coding sequence ATGTACCGCATCACCGTTCAAGCCCTGAACTGCAGCGTGCTGGCCCTGCTCGGCTCGCAAGCCCTGGCTGCCGCCGGGCTGGACACGCAAACCGTGACAACAGGGCTGGAGCACCCCTGGGCACTGGCCTTTTTGCCGGACGGGCGCTATCTGGTGACGGAGCGCCCTGGCCGCATGCGCATTGTGGAGGCAGAGGGCAGGCTCAACGCCCCGCTCAAAGGTCTTCCTGCCATCGCCGTCGCCGGGCAAGGCGGCCTGCTGGATGTGGTGCTGGACAGCGACTTTGCCAGCAACCGCCAGCTCTATTTCTGCTTCTCGGAACCGGGGCAGGGAGCCGACCGGGGCAAGAACAGCACGGCCATGGCCAAAGCCCGGCTCTCGGCCGACGCCAGCGCCCTGGAAAACGTTCAGATTCTGTTCAGCCAGCGTCCCAAGATCGATTCGGCCCTGCACTTCGGCTGCCGCATCGTGGAACGCAAAGTCAACGGCAAACCCGACGGCTCGCTGTTTCTGACGCTCGGAGAGCGCTACAAGGCCATGCAGGAGGCCCAGAATCTGCAGACTCACCTGGGCAAGATCGTGCGCGTCAACAAGGATGGCAGCGTGCCTCGCGACAACCCCTTTGCGGGCAGCCCCGATGCGCTGGCCGAGATCTGGAGCTATGGCCACCGCAACAGCCAGGGCGCCGCACTGGGGCCAGATGACGAGCTCTGGATGACGGAACATGGCCCGCAGGGCGGCGATGAACTCAACCGCATCGAGCCGGGCAAGAATTACGGCTGGCCCGTCATCACCTATGGCGAGAACTATGGAGGCGGCAAGATCGGTGCCGGCATCACCGAAAAGGCGGGCATGGAGCAACCCCGTCATTACTGGGTACCGTCCATCGCGACCTCAGGACTCGCCTATCTGAGCAGCGAGCGCTATGGCATGGCCTGGAAAGGCTCCTTCATCACGGGTGCGCTCAAGGCCATGCAGTTGCAGCGCCTGCAGATTGCCGATGGCAAGGTCACCGCCACCGAAGTGTTGCTCCCGCGCCTGGGCCAGCGCGTACGCGATGTGCGCCAGGGACCGGACGGCCTGCTGTACCTGCTCACCGATTCATCCAATGGGCAATTGATGCGCGTGCTGGCAAAGCCTTGA
- a CDS encoding virulence factor MviN, with product MTAKQVLWEQPYGKGLALLMCLFGFLGLMSGWMLLEADFSDGWRTAARIQWALVLQAMLALNSAMCFTLVWLLWTRNRSALLLGVLYVVLGAVSQAGMFWYVRRLGSQVDMLSLGLWLGEAIFWFCIVGYLYWLKSRGVLR from the coding sequence ATGACAGCAAAGCAAGTTCTCTGGGAGCAGCCCTATGGCAAGGGGCTGGCCCTGTTGATGTGTCTGTTCGGCTTTCTTGGCCTGATGAGCGGATGGATGTTGCTGGAGGCCGATTTTTCAGACGGCTGGCGCACTGCTGCCAGGATCCAGTGGGCGCTGGTGCTGCAGGCCATGCTGGCGCTGAACTCGGCCATGTGCTTCACGCTGGTGTGGCTGCTGTGGACGCGCAATCGCTCGGCTCTGCTGCTGGGCGTTCTTTACGTGGTGCTCGGCGCGGTCAGCCAGGCTGGCATGTTCTGGTATGTCAGAAGGCTCGGCAGCCAGGTCGATATGCTGTCGCTAGGCCTGTGGCTGGGGGAGGCCATCTTCTGGTTCTGTATTGTGGGCTATCTCTACTGGCTCAAAAGCCGCGGCGTGCTGCGCTGA
- a CDS encoding nucleoside recognition domain-containing protein has translation MLNALWLGFFLVAAAAALAQWLLGGQADVFSSMVQALFAMARLSVEVMVLLFGTLTLWLGFLRIAEKAGVVEWLAKMLGPLFAKLMPEVPRGHPALGLITLNFAANGLGLDNAATPMGLKAMRALQELNPKPDTATNAQILFLVLNASSLTLLPVTIFMYRMQQGAADPTLVFLPILLATSASTLVGLFSVAFVQRLPLFSPVVLAYLVPVGLALAAFMAFLATLSAAALAQLSSLMGNLTLFALIVLFVGLGALRKVAVYDSFIEGAKEGFDVARNLLPYLVAMLCAVGVFRASGALEYALSAIRWTVDVLGMDARFVDALPTALVKPFSGSAARAMLIETMQSQGVDSFAALAAATIQGSTETTFYVLAVYFGAVGIQRARHAVPCALVAELAGVVAAIVVCYRFFG, from the coding sequence ATGCTCAATGCCTTGTGGCTCGGTTTTTTTCTCGTGGCAGCGGCAGCTGCGCTCGCGCAGTGGCTGCTGGGCGGTCAGGCAGATGTGTTCTCGTCCATGGTGCAGGCCCTGTTTGCCATGGCCAGGCTGTCCGTCGAAGTGATGGTGCTGCTGTTTGGCACGCTCACGCTGTGGCTGGGCTTTCTGCGCATCGCAGAAAAAGCGGGGGTGGTCGAATGGCTGGCAAAAATGCTGGGCCCGCTGTTTGCCAAGCTCATGCCCGAGGTACCGCGCGGTCACCCCGCACTGGGCCTGATTACGCTGAACTTTGCCGCCAACGGGCTGGGGCTGGACAACGCTGCCACGCCCATGGGCCTCAAGGCCATGCGCGCTCTGCAGGAGCTGAACCCGAAGCCCGACACCGCGACCAATGCGCAGATTCTGTTTCTCGTGCTCAATGCCTCGTCGCTGACGCTGCTGCCAGTCACCATTTTCATGTACCGCATGCAGCAGGGTGCGGCCGATCCGACGCTGGTCTTCCTGCCGATTCTGCTGGCCACTTCCGCTTCCACACTGGTGGGCCTGTTCAGCGTCGCATTCGTGCAGCGGCTGCCCCTGTTCAGTCCCGTGGTGCTGGCCTATCTGGTGCCCGTGGGGCTGGCGCTGGCAGCCTTCATGGCCTTTCTGGCCACGCTCAGCGCGGCAGCGCTGGCCCAGCTTTCCTCGCTCATGGGTAACCTCACGCTGTTTGCGCTGATCGTGCTGTTCGTGGGTCTGGGTGCATTGCGCAAGGTGGCCGTGTACGACAGCTTTATCGAGGGCGCCAAGGAGGGTTTTGACGTGGCCCGGAACCTTCTGCCCTATCTGGTCGCCATGCTTTGCGCCGTGGGTGTGTTTCGTGCCTCGGGGGCACTGGAATATGCACTGTCGGCCATCCGCTGGACGGTGGACGTCCTGGGCATGGATGCCCGCTTTGTCGATGCCCTGCCCACGGCGCTGGTCAAGCCCTTTTCAGGTAGCGCGGCCCGTGCCATGCTGATCGAGACCATGCAAAGCCAGGGCGTGGACAGCTTTGCGGCTCTGGCCGCAGCCACGATTCAGGGCAGCACCGAAACCACGTTCTACGTGCTGGCCGTGTACTTTGGTGCCGTGGGCATTCAGCGTGCGCGCCATGCCGTGCCCTGCGCGCTGGTGGCCGAGCTGGCTGGCGTGGTCGCCGCCATCGTGGTTTGCTACCGCTTTTTTGGTTGA
- a CDS encoding N-methyl-D-aspartate receptor NMDAR2C subunit, producing the protein MTASDPLFERSWLRAWQALHATPSQGLQQALLAAYAEPQRHYHTLQHLGECLAHFETVADQARHPGEVEISLWFHDAVYDVKGKDNELRSARWAAQVLGNSGADEAACRRVQALIMATCHESTPEDDEARLLVDIDLAILGAAPDRFAEYDSQVRAEYAWVPRPIYALKRRQVLKGFLQRQAIYATSHFHALLEQQARSNLQRAVA; encoded by the coding sequence ATGACAGCTTCAGACCCCCTCTTTGAGCGCTCCTGGCTGCGTGCCTGGCAGGCGCTTCACGCCACACCGTCTCAAGGCCTGCAGCAGGCCCTGCTGGCCGCCTATGCCGAGCCGCAGCGCCACTACCACACGCTGCAGCATCTTGGCGAATGTCTGGCACATTTCGAAACCGTGGCGGACCAGGCCCGGCACCCTGGCGAAGTGGAGATCTCGCTTTGGTTCCATGACGCCGTCTACGACGTCAAGGGCAAGGACAATGAGCTGCGCAGCGCACGCTGGGCGGCCCAGGTCCTGGGCAACAGCGGCGCGGACGAGGCCGCCTGCCGGCGCGTGCAGGCCCTCATCATGGCCACCTGCCATGAGTCCACGCCCGAGGACGATGAGGCCCGGTTGCTCGTGGACATCGACCTGGCCATCCTCGGTGCCGCCCCCGACCGGTTTGCCGAGTACGACTCCCAGGTGCGTGCCGAATACGCCTGGGTGCCGCGCCCCATCTATGCGCTCAAGCGCAGGCAGGTGCTCAAGGGCTTTCTTCAGCGCCAGGCCATCTACGCCACCTCGCACTTCCACGCCCTGCTGGAGCAGCAGGCCCGCAGCAATCTGCAGCGGGCCGTGGCCTAG
- a CDS encoding amino acid ABC transporter substrate-binding protein produces the protein MKVTLSHIVMGAAACLAGAAQAETLDRIRDTGVVTMGVREASGTMSYTLGNGKYAGFHVELCEKALARVQQQLKLPRLEIRYQMVTAQNRVPLVANGTVDVECGTTTNNAARQKEVAFAPTVYMEEVRTAVRKSSGITEVAQLKGRNVAATTGATAVTLLRRFSKEKGVDFNVLMAKDNAECFILLETGRADACVADGQILASGLSRLRDPGQYAIVGEPFSVEPIAIMLDRKSPEFKKLFDAQIREMTSSGDVAALYDKWFMKPVPPTGVAINLPASEATRAAWAAPSDKPLEDYVAVRLVLGRTQ, from the coding sequence ATGAAAGTCACATTGAGCCATATCGTCATGGGGGCGGCGGCCTGCCTGGCCGGCGCAGCGCAGGCCGAGACGCTGGACAGGATCAGGGATACGGGCGTGGTGACCATGGGCGTGCGCGAGGCCTCGGGCACCATGTCCTACACCCTGGGCAACGGCAAGTACGCGGGCTTCCATGTGGAGCTGTGCGAGAAGGCGCTGGCACGCGTGCAGCAGCAGTTGAAGCTACCGCGGCTGGAGATCCGCTACCAGATGGTGACGGCGCAAAACCGCGTGCCCCTGGTCGCCAACGGCACGGTGGATGTGGAATGCGGCACTACCACCAACAATGCGGCGCGTCAGAAGGAGGTGGCGTTCGCGCCCACGGTCTACATGGAGGAGGTGCGCACGGCAGTGCGCAAGAGCTCGGGCATTACCGAGGTGGCGCAGCTCAAGGGACGCAACGTGGCCGCGACCACGGGCGCCACGGCCGTGACCCTGCTCAGGCGCTTCAGCAAGGAAAAGGGCGTGGACTTCAATGTGCTGATGGCCAAGGACAATGCCGAATGCTTCATCCTGCTGGAGACGGGCCGCGCGGATGCCTGCGTGGCGGACGGCCAGATCCTGGCGTCGGGACTGTCGCGGTTGCGTGATCCGGGGCAATACGCCATCGTGGGCGAGCCCTTCAGCGTGGAGCCCATTGCCATCATGCTGGACAGGAAGTCGCCTGAATTCAAGAAGCTGTTCGATGCCCAGATCCGCGAGATGACATCCAGCGGCGACGTCGCCGCGCTCTACGACAAGTGGTTCATGAAGCCCGTGCCGCCGACGGGAGTGGCCATCAATCTGCCGGCATCGGAGGCGACGCGGGCCGCCTGGGCCGCTCCCAGTGACAAGCCGCTGGAGGACTATGTGGCGGTGCGCCTCGTGTTGGGCCGCACGCAATAG
- a CDS encoding VOC family protein produces MSLSPFHLAIPVYDLPAARRFYGEVFGLPEGRSSTQWVDFDFYGHQLVIHEHPKTVSQDSAHTNPVDGHDVPVPHFGIVLAWPQWEALAERLKSFGTEFVIEPYIRFKGQVGEQATMFLLDPCGNALEFKAFKDMSQLFAK; encoded by the coding sequence ATGAGCCTGTCTCCCTTTCATTTGGCCATTCCCGTGTATGACCTGCCCGCGGCACGCCGTTTCTATGGCGAAGTGTTCGGCCTGCCCGAAGGGCGCTCCAGCACGCAGTGGGTGGACTTCGACTTCTACGGCCACCAGTTGGTGATCCACGAGCATCCGAAGACTGTCTCCCAGGACAGCGCCCACACCAATCCAGTCGACGGCCACGACGTCCCGGTGCCGCACTTCGGCATCGTGCTCGCATGGCCGCAATGGGAGGCCCTGGCCGAGCGCCTCAAGTCCTTTGGCACCGAATTCGTCATCGAGCCCTACATCCGCTTCAAGGGGCAGGTGGGCGAGCAGGCCACCATGTTCCTGCTCGACCCCTGCGGCAATGCGCTGGAGTTCAAGGCTTTCAAGGACATGAGCCAGCTGTTCGCCAAGTAG
- a CDS encoding LysR substrate-binding domain-containing protein produces the protein MLKELNTFIAVAREGTFAAAGDRIGLTQAAVSAQMQRLESELGFALFDRIGRTARLNKMGQQVLLQAQELLRLYANLGSSGQGQPASISVQLGSIASLQRSLLPDALARLHQQFPQCRTRIIPGVSLQLMNLVDAGELDMAALIRPPFALQSDLRWTALAHEPFRLLVPRATRGDDWAELLASQPFIRYDRASFGGRQVDRFLRSMHFTLKEVCEADELEAIVKLVSNGVGVALVPQTAAQRRWPAAVRAIDLGAHTFHRDVGLVHRAERHLSEPARVLIALLTELARRTLPQER, from the coding sequence ATGTTGAAAGAGCTGAACACCTTCATCGCCGTGGCCCGCGAAGGCACCTTCGCTGCGGCGGGCGACCGGATAGGCTTGACCCAGGCCGCCGTCAGCGCACAGATGCAGCGCCTGGAAAGTGAATTGGGGTTCGCCTTGTTCGACCGCATCGGCCGCACGGCCCGTCTGAACAAGATGGGACAGCAGGTGCTGCTGCAGGCGCAGGAGCTGCTGCGGCTGTACGCCAACCTGGGTTCTTCGGGACAGGGTCAGCCCGCCAGCATTTCAGTGCAGTTGGGCTCCATAGCATCGCTGCAGCGTTCCCTGCTGCCCGATGCGCTGGCCAGACTCCACCAGCAGTTCCCCCAATGCCGCACACGCATCATTCCCGGCGTGTCGCTGCAACTGATGAATCTGGTGGATGCGGGCGAGCTGGACATGGCCGCGCTGATACGCCCGCCCTTTGCGCTGCAAAGCGATCTGCGCTGGACGGCGCTGGCGCACGAGCCTTTCCGGCTGCTGGTGCCGCGCGCCACCCGGGGCGACGACTGGGCCGAGCTGCTGGCCAGCCAGCCCTTCATACGTTACGACCGGGCCTCGTTTGGCGGCCGTCAGGTCGACCGTTTCCTGCGCAGCATGCACTTCACGCTGAAGGAAGTGTGCGAAGCCGACGAGCTGGAAGCCATCGTCAAGCTGGTGTCCAACGGCGTGGGCGTGGCCCTGGTTCCCCAGACCGCGGCGCAGCGTCGATGGCCCGCGGCCGTGCGCGCCATCGACCTGGGGGCGCACACCTTCCACCGCGACGTGGGCCTGGTGCATCGCGCCGAGCGGCACCTGAGCGAGCCGGCGCGGGTGCTCATCGCACTGCTCACCGAGCTTGCCAGACGCACCCTGCCGCAGGAGCGCTGA
- the sbcB gene encoding exodeoxyribonuclease I encodes MAHTFFWHDYETFGAQPRYDRPAQFAGIRTDDQLNEIGEPVMWYCQPANDYLPDPQSCLITGITPQRALEQGVVEHEFAALIEAELAQAGTVGVGYNTIRFDDEITRFMFWRNLIDPYAREWQNGCGRWDLLDVVRMVYALRPEGIQWPRKEDGTPSFKLEDLARANGLLHEQAHDALSDVRATIALARLIREKQPRLFDFAFGLHKKDGALREMGLPATQEHARPFLHVTGMISPARGCLGVMWPLATHPTNKNEVICWDLAADPAELSGISIEDLRLRLFTRQAELPEGVTRLPIKSIHVNKSPMVVGSLKTLSPAMAEKWGVDLELALQHAAIARDLPDMSAQWKAVFTREAGEPLDADQDLYGGFVGNEDRRRLERIKRLSPQELALDKTGFDDARLTELAWRYRARNFPQTLDAGEQQRWEQHRAACLIEGQGGARTAEQMFAMIDALSESVDERGEEILGDLYDYGSNLVPES; translated from the coding sequence ATGGCTCATACCTTCTTCTGGCACGACTACGAAACCTTTGGCGCCCAACCGCGCTACGACCGTCCCGCGCAGTTTGCGGGCATACGCACGGATGACCAGCTCAACGAAATCGGCGAGCCCGTGATGTGGTACTGCCAGCCGGCCAATGACTATCTGCCCGACCCGCAATCCTGTCTGATCACGGGCATTACGCCCCAGCGGGCGCTGGAGCAAGGGGTTGTCGAGCATGAATTTGCAGCGCTGATCGAGGCCGAGCTGGCGCAGGCCGGCACGGTGGGCGTGGGTTACAACACCATTCGTTTCGACGACGAGATCACGCGCTTCATGTTCTGGCGCAATCTCATCGACCCTTATGCGCGCGAATGGCAGAACGGCTGCGGCCGCTGGGATTTGCTCGACGTGGTGCGCATGGTCTATGCGCTGCGTCCCGAAGGCATTCAGTGGCCCAGGAAAGAAGACGGCACGCCCAGCTTCAAACTCGAGGACCTGGCCCGCGCCAATGGACTGCTGCACGAGCAGGCCCACGATGCGCTGAGCGATGTGCGCGCCACGATTGCTCTGGCCCGGCTGATTCGCGAAAAGCAGCCGCGCCTGTTTGACTTTGCCTTTGGTCTGCATAAAAAGGACGGCGCTCTGCGCGAGATGGGCCTGCCCGCCACGCAGGAGCACGCGCGTCCCTTTCTGCATGTGACCGGCATGATCAGCCCCGCGCGTGGCTGTCTGGGCGTGATGTGGCCGCTGGCCACCCACCCGACCAACAAGAACGAAGTCATCTGCTGGGATCTGGCGGCCGACCCGGCCGAGCTTTCGGGCATCAGCATCGAGGACCTGCGCCTGCGTCTGTTCACGCGTCAGGCCGAGCTGCCCGAGGGCGTGACCCGTCTGCCCATCAAGAGCATCCACGTCAACAAGTCGCCCATGGTGGTGGGAAGCCTCAAAACCCTGAGTCCCGCGATGGCCGAAAAATGGGGCGTGGACCTGGAGCTGGCGCTGCAGCATGCGGCGATTGCCCGTGACCTGCCTGATATGAGCGCGCAATGGAAGGCGGTCTTCACGCGCGAGGCGGGCGAGCCGCTGGATGCCGACCAGGATCTGTATGGCGGCTTTGTGGGCAATGAGGACCGTCGCCGTCTGGAGCGCATCAAGCGCCTCTCGCCCCAGGAGCTGGCGCTGGACAAGACCGGCTTTGACGATGCACGCCTGACCGAGCTGGCCTGGCGCTATCGTGCGCGCAATTTCCCTCAGACGCTCGATGCCGGGGAGCAGCAGCGCTGGGAGCAGCACCGTGCAGCCTGCCTGATCGAAGGCCAGGGCGGGGCGCGCACGGCGGAGCAGATGTTCGCCATGATCGATGCGCTGTCGGAGTCCGTGGACGAGCGCGGCGAGGAGATTCTGGGCGATCTCTACGACTACGGCAGCAATCTGGTTCCCGAAAGCTGA
- a CDS encoding AEC family transporter, producing the protein MNGSAVAALLPVIALIGTGFGLARVGLVRQAAVKDMSNLVFLLLLPSLLFRTMAQVHIGELDYRPIGVYFLSAIIVFVTTMLVYGFNTLAAARGLASMFSNAAMIGVPLVGLAFGERGLVTLFTLISVHALVLLTAATMVFELASSREQHADDIHNKRSMGRTVWQAVRNSVIHPVPLPILAGLLWSLTGWPLPDVLDTSLKMLGSAMGPMALLLVGITLAYTRIGAYWRPAMRITLVKSLVHPLVFLVCAWTLQLRGPAMGVMLICSALPVGANALLFTQRYRVAEDEVVASIALSTLLALVTMPLLLMLLHVLHGT; encoded by the coding sequence ATGAATGGTTCCGCAGTAGCGGCCCTACTACCGGTGATTGCGTTGATCGGTACGGGGTTTGGCTTGGCACGTGTCGGGCTGGTGCGACAGGCAGCAGTCAAGGATATGTCCAACCTTGTGTTCCTATTGCTGCTGCCTTCACTGCTGTTTCGCACCATGGCTCAGGTCCATATCGGCGAATTGGATTACCGACCGATTGGCGTGTATTTCCTGTCGGCCATCATCGTATTCGTGACAACGATGCTGGTCTACGGCTTCAACACTCTGGCTGCGGCGCGCGGATTGGCCAGCATGTTCAGCAATGCAGCCATGATCGGCGTACCGCTCGTGGGCCTGGCCTTTGGCGAGCGGGGACTGGTGACGCTGTTCACCTTGATCTCGGTGCATGCCCTGGTATTGCTGACGGCCGCGACCATGGTGTTCGAGCTGGCATCCTCCCGCGAACAGCATGCGGACGACATCCACAACAAACGGTCCATGGGGCGCACTGTCTGGCAGGCAGTGCGCAATAGCGTCATCCACCCCGTGCCTTTGCCGATTCTGGCCGGCCTGCTGTGGTCATTGACAGGCTGGCCTCTGCCTGACGTGCTGGATACCTCACTCAAGATGCTCGGCTCGGCCATGGGTCCCATGGCGTTGCTGCTCGTCGGCATCACGCTGGCCTATACCAGGATCGGAGCTTACTGGCGACCCGCGATGCGCATCACGCTGGTCAAGTCGCTGGTGCATCCACTTGTGTTTCTCGTCTGCGCCTGGACACTTCAACTGCGTGGCCCGGCCATGGGGGTGATGCTGATCTGCTCGGCCTTGCCCGTGGGCGCCAACGCACTGCTATTCACCCAGCGCTACCGGGTTGCCGAGGATGAGGTGGTGGCCAGCATTGCCCTTTCCACACTGCTGGCCCTGGTGACCATGCCGCTGCTGCTGATGCTGCTGCACGTCTTGCATGGGACATAG
- a CDS encoding methyl-accepting chemotaxis protein: MDRLKISTRLTFSFMTLMVLILLLGGVALWGSSTQRSALTDITQKQIPIIRTLNTITDGANEQAIQFRNLAIFSTETLQASARAMIQKTRTELAAEMDSLGKHTHSGLGQSLLEELKLRRLTFLKSGDEFIGLIDQGQRDEALRLLETQLRPNQLEYQRVIRSMLDHQTQSSDVASQKAEAAADNLFQEVLATSAIAILLAVTLAITITRSITRPLSLAMAAADRVARGDLSGQITVKSQDETGQLLSALQRMQHSLVSTVSAVRGNAQGVASGSAQIAMGNNDLSSRTEEQASALEQTAASMEQLSATVKQNADNARQANQMAVNASSVATQGGEVVAEVVETMKSINESSHKIADIIGVIDGIAFQTNILALNAAVEAARAGEQGRGFAVVASEVRALAGRSAEAAKEIKQLITTSVQRVEQGSLLVDKAGETMTGVVTAIRRVTDIMGEISAASHEQSSGMAQIGEAVTQMDQTTQQNAALVEEMAAAASSLHNQAQALVEAVAVFKLSGHEQHASSAMQAASVNPTKTATVAKVSESPPKPLMATKSPVLRRPVAIAGTQQVTNKNGDDWETF, from the coding sequence ATGGATCGTTTGAAAATTTCCACTCGGCTGACTTTCTCGTTCATGACATTGATGGTGCTGATACTACTGCTGGGAGGCGTTGCACTTTGGGGGTCGTCGACTCAGCGCTCAGCCCTCACTGACATTACCCAGAAGCAAATCCCGATCATTCGCACTCTGAACACCATCACGGATGGCGCCAATGAACAGGCGATTCAGTTCCGCAACCTCGCGATCTTTTCCACGGAGACGCTCCAGGCCTCGGCACGTGCCATGATTCAGAAGACCCGCACCGAGCTGGCTGCAGAAATGGATTCGCTGGGCAAGCACACTCACTCGGGCCTGGGCCAATCGCTGCTGGAGGAGCTGAAGCTGCGCCGTCTGACCTTCCTCAAATCCGGTGATGAATTTATTGGACTGATCGATCAGGGGCAAAGAGATGAAGCCTTGAGGTTGCTGGAAACCCAACTGCGCCCCAACCAGCTCGAATATCAGCGGGTGATCCGCAGCATGCTGGATCACCAGACCCAAAGCTCCGACGTGGCCAGCCAGAAGGCAGAAGCTGCTGCCGACAATCTGTTTCAGGAAGTGTTGGCGACAAGTGCAATCGCCATTCTTCTAGCGGTGACCCTTGCCATCACAATCACTCGCTCCATCACCCGCCCCCTGTCCCTGGCCATGGCAGCAGCCGACCGTGTGGCCAGAGGTGACCTCAGCGGCCAGATCACGGTGAAATCTCAGGATGAAACCGGTCAACTGTTGAGTGCGCTGCAACGCATGCAACACAGCCTCGTGAGCACGGTGTCGGCGGTGCGCGGCAATGCTCAGGGAGTTGCTTCGGGCAGCGCTCAGATCGCCATGGGCAATAACGACCTATCCAGCCGCACGGAAGAGCAAGCAAGTGCTCTTGAGCAAACTGCTGCGTCCATGGAACAGTTGAGTGCGACGGTCAAACAGAATGCCGACAACGCACGCCAGGCCAATCAGATGGCAGTGAATGCATCCTCTGTGGCTACACAGGGCGGTGAAGTGGTCGCAGAGGTAGTGGAGACCATGAAGAGCATCAATGAAAGCAGCCACAAGATTGCCGACATCATCGGTGTCATTGATGGCATCGCTTTCCAGACCAATATTCTGGCTTTGAATGCCGCCGTCGAAGCTGCCCGCGCCGGTGAGCAAGGACGAGGCTTTGCAGTGGTAGCAAGCGAAGTGCGGGCTCTGGCTGGACGCTCGGCGGAGGCCGCCAAGGAGATCAAGCAGCTCATTACCACCAGTGTCCAGCGCGTGGAGCAGGGTTCCTTGCTCGTGGACAAAGCTGGCGAGACCATGACCGGTGTGGTCACAGCCATTCGGCGCGTCACCGATATCATGGGTGAAATCAGCGCTGCCAGCCATGAGCAAAGCTCGGGCATGGCCCAGATTGGGGAAGCCGTTACCCAAATGGATCAAACCACGCAGCAGAACGCGGCCTTGGTCGAGGAAATGGCTGCCGCAGCCAGCAGCTTGCACAACCAAGCACAGGCCCTGGTCGAAGCGGTGGCAGTCTTCAAGTTGTCAGGGCACGAACAACATGCTTCTTCCGCAATGCAGGCAGCGTCGGTCAACCCGACAAAAACGGCAACAGTGGCAAAGGTATCGGAGTCGCCTCCAAAGCCCCTCATGGCCACCAAGTCCCCTGTGCTGCGTCGCCCAGTTGCTATCGCTGGAACACAGCAGGTTACGAATAAGAATGGCGATGACTGGGAAACTTTTTGA